One region of Ictalurus punctatus breed USDA103 chromosome 6, Coco_2.0, whole genome shotgun sequence genomic DNA includes:
- the casq2 gene encoding calsequestrin-2: MRTPSLVVLVCLSLAGLAWARKGLEFPRYDGKDRVLDIDNKNYRKALKNHQMLCLLYHAPVPASKELQKQFQMTELVLEIAAQVLQEKDIGFGMVDSEKDAKVAKKLGLQEEGSVYVFKVDRVIEYDGLLSADTLVEFLLDLLDDPVEVIGNALELQAFDRMEEDIRVIGYFKSPESEHFLAFHEAAEHFQPFIKFFATFEKSVAKELTLKMNEVDFYEPFMEEAVTIPDKPHTEEELVAFITEHRRATLRKLRAEDMFETWEDDLDGFHIIAFAEEEDPDGFEFLEILKEVARDNTQNPNLSIVWIDPDDFPLLLPYWEKTFKIDLFRPQIGIVNVTDADSVWMQIDSDEDLPSADELEDWIEDVLSGKVNTEDDDDDDDDDDDDDDDDDDDDDDDDDDDDDDDDDDDDDDDDDDDDDDDDDDDDDDE; encoded by the exons ATGAGGACACCCTCGTTGGTAGTGCTGGTGTGTCTGAGCTTGGCAGGACTTGCCTGGGCGAGGAAAGGCCTGGAGTTCCCCCGCTATGACGGCAAGGACCGAGTGTTGGACATCGACAACAAGAACTACCGCAAAGCGTTGAAGAACCACCAGATGCTCTGCCTGCTCTACCATGCACCAGTGCCGGCCAGCAAGGAGCTGCAGAAACAGTTCCAAATGACTGAGCTCGTGctggag ATAGCTGCTCAGGTCTTACAGGAAAAGGACATCGGATTTGGAATGGTTGACTCTGAGAAGGATGCCAAGGTCGCTAAGAAACTAG GTCTACAAGAAGAGGGCAGTGTCTATGTTTTTAAGGTGGACCGTGTAATCGAGTATGATGGACTACTTTCTGCAGACACCCTTGTGGAGTTCCTGCTGGAT CTGTTGGATGATCCAGTCGAGGTCATTGGCAATGCTTTGGAGCTGCAGGCTTTTGACCGCATGGAAGAGGACATCAGAGTAATCGGCTACTTCAAGAGTCCGGAGTCGgagc ATTTTCTGGCTTTCCATGAAGCTGCTGAGCACTTCCAGCCTTTTATCAAATTTTTTGCCACCTTTGAGAAATCT GTAGCAAAAGAGTTGACTCTCAAGATGAATGAAGTAGACTTCTATGAGCCTTTCATGGAGGAAGCAGTCACCATTCCAGACAAACCCCACACTGAAGAGGAACTTGTGGCTTTTATCACAGAGCACAGGAG AGCGACACTGAGAAAACTGAGAGCCGAGGACATGTTCGAAACTTGG GAAGACGACTTGGACGGCTTCCACATTATAGCCTTTGCTGAAGAGGAGGACCCAG ACGGTTTTGAGTTCTTGGAGATTCTGAAAGAAGTCGCACGAGACAATACACAGAATCCTAACTTGAGTATTGTCTGGATTGATCCTGATGACTTCCCTCTG TTACTTCCATACTGGGAGAAGACATTTAAAATTGACCTCTTCAGACCTCAGAtcggaatagttaacgtcacagAT GCGGACAGTGTGTGGATGCAGATAGATAGCGATGAGGATTTGCCCTCTGCTGATGAACTGGAGGACTGGATAGAGGATGTGCTCTCTGGGAAGGTCAAcactgaagatgatgatgatgacgatgatgatgatgacgacgacgacgatgacgatgatgatgatgacgacgacgatgatgacgatgacgacgacgatgacgatgatgatgatgacgatgatgacgatgatgacgacgacgatgatgacgacgacgatgatgatgatgacgagtAA
- the vangl1 gene encoding vang-like protein 1: MDTDSVHSGHSQHSRGSNRHSDRSKDRHKPRSHDGSNRSDKNVTISSLSAQTGATGQTPASTEPQDDNWAETTTAVTGTSDHSLSQEELASFGKETVGSVHKQSFVRLLPLALTLLLGLVVLVTPLAFVVLPQLLWAERVQSCGTACEGLFLSLAFKLLILMLAGWALFLRPPRSTLPRLAVYRALLAVLTLLLLLSYWLFYGVRILDTQDENYQGIVQFAVSLVDTLLFTHYLAVVLLEVRQLQPCFSLCVTRSTDGETRHYNLGQLSIQRAALVVLEHYYKDFSVHNAALLTAAKSRTAKHLAALKVYNVDGPGSDGAASQSRAKMAAAARQKDAGHSELYYEEADYERRVRKRRARLVVAVEEAFTHVRRLQEEEKKKPPGDVMEAREAAQAIFPSMARALQKYLRTTRQQHCHSMDSIQSHLAFCITNNMSPKAFLESYLTPGPTLRYNSECWRALQWTLVSEASVTSPLRHGTEFQLKNSHFCLVVSSKSIPQLRISEEYIHPKSHKFVLQVQSETSV, encoded by the exons TGATCGCAGTAAGGACCGGCACAAACCACGCAGTCATGATGGCAGCAATCGGTCCGACAAGAACGTCACCATCAGCAGCCTGTCTGCGCAGACAGGAGCGACAGGACAGACCCCGGCTAGCACAGAGCCTCAG GACGATAACTGGGCCGAGACCACCACGGCGGTGACCGGTACCTCAGATCACAGTCTCTCTCAGGAGGAGCTGGCCAGTTTTGGGAAGGAGACCGTGGGTAGCGTGCATAAGCAGAGCTTTGTGCGTTTGCTGCCTCTGGCCCTGACACTGCTCCTTGGACTGGTGGTTCTGGTTACGCCACTAGCCTTTGTGGTGCTGCCACAGCTGCTGTGGGCTGAGCGTGTGCAGTCGTGTGGCACAGCCTGTGAGGGCCTCTTCCTCTCACTGGCCTTTAAGCTGCTGATCCTAATGCTGGCAGGCTGGGCCCTGTTCCTGCGTCCGCCCCGGTCCACACTGCCTCGCCTGGCTGTTTACAGAGCACTGCTCGCTGTACTCACGCTGCTGCTTCTACTCTCATACTGGCTCTTTTATGGAGTGCGCATCCTtgacacacag GATGAGAATTATCAGGGGATAGTGCAGTTTGCCGTGTCGCTGGTGGATACGCTGCTGTTTACGCACTACCTGGCCGTGGTGCTGTTGGAGGTGAGGCAGCTGCAGCCGTGCTTCTCGTTGTGTGTCACACGCTCGACTGATGGAGAGACACGACACTACAACCTGGGCCAGCTCAG TATTCAGAGGGCAGCTCTGGTGGTCCTGGAACACTACTATAAGGACTTCTCAGTACATAACGCTGCACTGCTGACTGCTGCCAAATCCAGGACGGCCAAGCATCTGGCTGCTCTGAAGGTCTACAATGTGGATG GTCCTGGCAGTGACGGTGCAGCGAGTCAGTCTCGAGCCAAGATGGCTGCTGCGGCCCGACAGAAAGACGCCGGCCACAGTGAGCTTTACTACGAGGAGGCTGATTATGAGAGAAGAGTCCGGAAACGCAGAGCACG GCTGGTGGTGGCAGTAGAGGAGGCGTTTACACATGTACGGCGGTtgcaggaggaggaaaaaaagaagcctCCAGGTGACGTGATGGAGGCACGTGAGGCAGCTCAGGCAATTTTCCCCTCAATGGCACGTGCGCTACAAAAGTACCTGCGCACAACACGTCAGCAGCACTGCCACAGCATGGACAGCATCCAGAGCCACCTCGCTTTCTGTATTACCAACAACATGAGTcccaag GCGTTTCTGGAGAGCTACCTGACTCCTGGTCCGACTCTGCGGTACAACAGCGAGTGCTGGCGAGCTCTGCAGTGGACACTCGTCAGCGAGGCATCGGTCACCAGCCCACTGCGTCATGGCACCGAGTTCCAGCTGAAAAACAGCCACTTCTGCCTGGTGGTCAGCAGCAAGTCTATCCCGCAGCTCAGAATCAGCGAGGAGTACATCCACCCAAAATCACACAAGTTCGTGCTGCAAGTGCAGTCAGAGACCTCCGTCTGA